One Cydia pomonella isolate Wapato2018A chromosome 15, ilCydPomo1, whole genome shotgun sequence DNA window includes the following coding sequences:
- the LOC133525803 gene encoding uncharacterized protein LOC133525803: MEKHHLHYVILFLIKFCHGSEPIYEENDVIELHKCVAMIIWRIKLGNITDVTLINADAQLAELLHSMPRPPRFVSRSFYWPHNIECNDVYVIRCEDYFAFAQGLDLVRRDPFWNPRAKFIITIEYMEDYLQVISEFLLDNHIYNVALVAYSQDQNMLVYTFENQYDECDRPIIKLLKPRFRCSDIHNIDIDKIFTYEKKTILRGCRVKFVSHDYWPFVSFFENYAIENYLLKLIRDYEGITVELVDFGKSEYFGGRLDNYTYTGMLHEIETYHVEGAVGGYSLNNNRMSNLDFIEPYMVNHYEIVIARAKLLWKWPAVLKQFGIGALLAIFGIFCIVCLTVTLMGIFNKQARDTSRDILIVWGYFFSNISQTQKAKSGVVYRMVLLSILVYVFVISYATQASLLSATTHPIREDQPNSAEEVISNYQVTVSPGLYAYLLRSPVINLNNVNTTCKRTVDCMMQVMVNYDQHLFTIVSDIYHKSYIWKFADENGESKIHTIREPIGTLLQTMYLRRGSSLTAPFNKLLRKVRSAGLLDRFTSRLHFSERLKYKFHARRGRQPHSLGELKGVFMILIYGYCISGISFILEYIYYLFMVYQTAFGGNK; encoded by the coding sequence ATGGAAAAACATCACCTGCATTATGTAATTCTTTTCCTGATTAAATTTTGCCATGGTTCTGAGCCAATTTATGAAGAAAATGATGTAATAGAGCTGCACAAATGTGTAGCTATGATAATATGGCGAATTAAACTCGGAAATATAACCGATGTTACTTTGATCAACGCGGATGCACAGCTCGCGGAGCTGTTGCACTCCATGCCGCGCCCGCCGAGGTTCGTCTCCAGATCATTCTACTGGCCTCACAACATTGAGTGCAACGACGTCTACGTCATCCGCTGTGAGGATTATTTCGCGTTTGCACAAGGACTGGACTTAGTCAGACGAGACCCTTTTTGGAATCCGCGAGCGAAATTTATAATAACTATTGAGTACATGGAAGACTATCTTCAAGTAATATCAGAATTTCTGTTAGATAATCATATTTACAATGTCGCTCTTGTTGCTTACTCCCAGGATCAAAATATGTtggtttatacatttgaaaatcAATATGACGAATGTGATCGACCCATAATAAAGTTGTTAAAACCGCGGTTCCGTTGTTCCGACATTCACAATATCGacattgacaaaatatttacatatgaGAAGAAAACTATACTCCGAGGCTGCCGTGTTAAATTTGTGTCACACGACTATTGGCCTTTCGTGTCCTTTTTCGAAAATTATGCTATTGAgaattatttgttaaaattaattCGTGACTATGAAGGTATCACAGTTGAACTCGTTGATTTTGGAAAGAGTGAATATTTTGGAGGACGTCTGGATAACTATACGTACACGGGCATGTTGCACGAGATAGAAACATACCACGTGGAAGGAGCTGTAGGTGGTTACTCATTAAATAATAACCGAATGTCAAACTTAGATTTCATAGAACCTTACATGGTTAATCACTACGAAATAGTAATTGCTCGAGCAAAACTGCTTTGGAAGTGGCCTGCAGTCCTGAAACAATTCGGAATAGGAGCTTTATTGGCTATTTTTGGAATTTTCTGCATCGTTTGCCTCACAGTTACGCTCATgggaatatttaataaacaagCAAGAGATACCAGTCGGGATATCCTGATCGTCTGGGGTTATTTTTTCAGTAACATAAGTCAAACGCAAAAAGCTAAATCAGGAGTAGTCTATAGAATGGTGTTGCTTAGTATACTTGTGTACGTATTTGTGATATCATATGCTACTCAAGCATCCTTACTGAGCGCTACGACCCATCCCATCCGAGAAGATCAACCGAACAGCGCCGAGGAAGTCATCTCAAACTACCAAGTGACAGTCAGTCCTGGTTTGTATGCTTACTTACTAAGAAGTCCAGTTATCAACTTAAATAACGTTAACACAACCTGCAAACGCACCGTAGATTGCATGATGCAAGTGATGGTGAATTATGATCAGCACTTGTTCACTATAGTATCCGATATTTACCACAAGAGTTACATTTGGAAATTTGCCGATGAGAACGGTGAGTCCAAAATCCACACTATAAGAGAACCAATTGGAACGCTTCTGCAAACTATGTACCTTCGGCGTGGGTCGTCTCTAACGGCACCCTTCAACAAATTGCTCCGGAAGGTGCGTTCTGCGGGTCTACTCGATCGGTTCACCAGTAGACTCCATTTTTCCGAACGTCTTAAATACAAGTTCCATGCGCGAAGAGGACGACAGCCCCATTCTTTGGGAGAGTTGAAAGGTGTGTTCATGATTTTGATTTATGGATACTGTATATCAGGAATTTCGTTCATTCTTGAATATATCTATTATTTGTTTATGGTTTATCAGACAGCCTTCGGgggaaacaaataa